A portion of the Alphaproteobacteria bacterium genome contains these proteins:
- the cobB gene encoding NAD-dependent protein deacylase yields the protein MSQNVVILTGAGISAESGLKTFRDSGGLWENHRVEDVATPQGFERNPKLVQRFYNLRRQQLNEVEPNLAHAALAEMEKRWKGNFLLVTQNVDNLHEVAGNRHILHMHGELQKVSCQRSLEIFTWKEDVTAETLCPCCKLPHTLRPYIVWFGEIPLYMDIIGQALMECDVFIAIGTSGQVYPAAGFVQEAKYHGATTIECNMEPSHNPAFDHGVYGRATERVMALSKHHSKK from the coding sequence ATCTCGCAGAATGTTGTCATTCTCACAGGGGCGGGCATATCTGCCGAATCGGGACTGAAAACCTTTCGTGACAGCGGCGGCTTATGGGAAAATCATCGCGTTGAGGATGTTGCCACGCCGCAAGGATTTGAGCGCAATCCAAAACTTGTGCAACGATTTTATAACTTACGCCGCCAACAGCTGAACGAAGTAGAGCCAAATTTGGCACACGCCGCGCTTGCAGAGATGGAAAAACGCTGGAAAGGCAATTTTCTACTCGTAACGCAAAATGTTGATAATTTGCACGAAGTCGCTGGAAACCGCCATATTTTGCATATGCATGGCGAGTTGCAAAAAGTGAGTTGCCAGCGCAGTTTAGAAATTTTTACGTGGAAAGAAGATGTCACCGCAGAAACGTTATGCCCCTGTTGCAAACTGCCGCATACACTGCGTCCTTACATCGTATGGTTTGGTGAAATTCCGTTATATATGGACATTATTGGCCAAGCATTAATGGAGTGTGATGTGTTTATCGCTATCGGCACCTCTGGGCAGGTCTACCCCGCCGCAGGATTTGTGCAAGAAGCCAAATATCACGGAGCAACTACCATCGAATGCAATATGGAGCCTTCGCATAACCCTGCATTCGATCATGGGGTATATGGCCGAGCAACCGAGCGTGTTATGGCGCTGTCAAAACACCACAGCAAAAAATAA
- a CDS encoding low molecular weight phosphotyrosine protein phosphatase, which translates to MKILFVCTGNICRSPTAEAMFLAQLAKLDATSQSHIYCDSAGTHGYHIGESPDARTITAARKRGVDMTKLVARKVSPEDYEIFDVILAMDATHLAWLHHNAPANSKAFIAMYLEYAGITHTQDVPDPYYAGAEQFETVLNLIIEASEKIIVNCART; encoded by the coding sequence GTGAAAATTTTGTTTGTCTGCACCGGAAATATCTGCCGCTCTCCTACTGCCGAAGCGATGTTTCTTGCGCAACTAGCTAAATTGGATGCCACGTCACAATCACATATTTATTGTGATTCGGCGGGTACACATGGCTATCACATTGGCGAGTCCCCTGATGCGCGCACCATTACCGCTGCCCGTAAGCGCGGCGTGGATATGACAAAGCTGGTGGCGCGAAAGGTGTCACCCGAAGATTATGAAATATTCGATGTGATTCTGGCGATGGATGCTACCCATTTGGCGTGGCTGCACCATAATGCGCCTGCTAATAGTAAAGCCTTTATTGCGATGTATCTGGAATATGCTGGTATCACTCATACGCAAGATGTTCCTGATCCATATTATGCAGGGGCAGAGCAGTTTGAAACAGTGCTGAATTTAATCATAGAAGCCTCGGAGAAAATTATAGTTAACTGTGCGCGGACATGA